The Eleutherodactylus coqui strain aEleCoq1 chromosome 6, aEleCoq1.hap1, whole genome shotgun sequence genome window below encodes:
- the LOC136633605 gene encoding apolipoprotein A-I-like yields the protein MRGFVVALTLLFLTGTQARVVKQQDDPQAQVQHARELIESYLNKVRDLGSEAVSQVESSDLGKQLNLKITETFDTISTNALALKKQLNPYMEKVRGQVVAELEKDIPLIKEKIRPMLENFQKKWAEDVKAFREKVTPLGEELKKQTKDSLEIFYKKLQPSAEALREKLLSEVDSLRANLAPYTEELREKVIQKLEEAKANTGPKAEEYRAQFSQQMEALKERIGPLAERLKEGLLPHAEDAKVKFSKLWEAVRTGLGQIY from the exons ATGAGAGGTTTTGTGGTAGCTCTCACACTCCTGTTCCTCACAG GAACACAAGCTCGTGTCGTAAAGCAGCAGGATGATCCCCAAGCCCAGGTCCAACATGCCCGGGAATTGATTGAAAGCTACTTAAATAAAGTACGAGATCTCGGTAGCGAAGCTGTGTCACAGGTGGAGTCTTCAGATCTTGGAAAGCAGCTTAA TTTGAAGATCACCGAGACGTTTGATACCATCAGCACTAATGCATTGGCCTTGAAGAAACAACTGAATCCATATATGGAAAAAGTCAGAGGGCAGGTTGTTGCAGAACTAGAGAAAGACATCCCTCTTATCAAAGAAAAGATCCGTCCCATGCTAGAGAATTTCCAGAAAAAATGGGCTGAAGATGTGAAGGCTTTCAGGGAGAAGGTAACACCTTTGGGAGAAGAGCTGAAGAAACAAACCAAAGACAGCCTAGAAATCTtctataagaaattgcaaccatcAGCTGAAGCTCTTAGAGAGAAGCTGCTTTCTGAAGTTGACTCCCTTCGAGCCAATTTGGCTCCATACACTGAGGAGCTAAGGGAGAAGGTTATCCAGAAACTGGAAGAAGCCAAAGCCAATACTGGTCCCAAGGCAGAGGAATACAGAGCTCAGTTCTCCCAGCAGATGGAAGCTCTGAAGGAGAGGATTGGGCCTCTGGCTGAGCGTCTCAAAGAAGGTCTGTTACCTCATGCAGAAGATGCCAAAGTCAAATTCTCTAAGTTGTGGGAAGCAGTGAGGACCGGACTTGGCCAAATCTATTAA